A region of Salinibacter sp. 10B DNA encodes the following proteins:
- the ychF gene encoding redox-regulated ATPase YchF, whose product MSLQCGLVGLPNVGKSTIFNALSDAGADSENYPFCTIEPNVGVVPVPDDRLYRLAELADADDTTPATIEFVDIAGLVEGASEGEGLGNQFLGNIREVDLIVHVVRCFEDDNVGHVSGSVDPARDIDVINTELLLKDLETVAKRVEAHQKAANSGDQEAQEKLTVFEALHDHLSDGHWARTFELPANGVDRSLIDELFLLTDKPVLYAANVAESDLPEGNDHVEQVREVADEEEAETVVISADVESQIVAFDDPDERQLFLDDLGLEQPGLERLIRAAYDQLGLITFFTAGPSEARAWTIEKGTRAPEAGGTIHSDFEKGFIRAETVDFSDYDRLGSEAAAREAGEMRAEGKDYVVDDGDVMFFRFNV is encoded by the coding sequence ATGTCCCTGCAGTGCGGCCTCGTCGGCCTGCCCAACGTCGGAAAATCGACCATCTTCAACGCGTTGAGCGACGCCGGCGCGGACTCCGAGAACTACCCCTTTTGCACCATCGAACCCAACGTGGGCGTCGTGCCGGTCCCGGACGACCGCCTCTACCGCCTCGCCGAGCTGGCGGATGCCGATGACACCACGCCCGCTACCATCGAGTTCGTGGACATCGCGGGGCTTGTGGAAGGCGCGTCCGAGGGCGAAGGACTGGGGAACCAGTTTCTCGGCAACATCCGCGAGGTAGACCTCATCGTGCATGTCGTGCGCTGCTTTGAGGACGACAACGTGGGGCACGTCTCCGGTTCGGTCGACCCGGCGCGGGACATCGACGTGATCAACACCGAGCTCCTGCTGAAGGATCTGGAGACGGTGGCGAAGCGCGTGGAGGCCCACCAGAAAGCTGCGAACAGTGGAGACCAGGAGGCTCAGGAGAAGCTGACGGTGTTTGAAGCTCTGCACGATCACCTGTCGGACGGCCATTGGGCCCGTACCTTCGAGCTTCCCGCGAATGGAGTCGACCGCTCCCTCATCGACGAGCTGTTTCTGCTCACGGACAAACCGGTGCTCTATGCCGCCAACGTGGCCGAGAGCGATCTCCCGGAGGGGAACGACCACGTGGAGCAGGTCCGCGAGGTTGCCGACGAAGAAGAGGCCGAGACGGTTGTGATCTCGGCCGACGTGGAGTCGCAGATCGTAGCGTTCGACGACCCCGACGAGCGGCAACTCTTTCTCGACGATCTTGGTTTGGAGCAACCCGGACTTGAACGCCTGATTCGGGCAGCGTACGACCAACTGGGATTGATTACCTTCTTTACGGCTGGCCCGTCGGAGGCCCGGGCCTGGACCATCGAAAAAGGCACGCGCGCCCCGGAGGCCGGCGGCACGATCCACTCCGACTTTGAGAAGGGGTTCATTCGGGCGGAAACGGTTGATTTTTCCGACTACGATCGGCTTGGCTCCGAAGCGGCGGCGCGGGAAGCGGGAGAGATGCGGGCCGAAGGCAAAGACTACGTCGTCGACGACGGCGACGTCATGTTTTTTCGGTTCAACGTGTGA
- a CDS encoding metallophosphoesterase family protein, giving the protein MGLIAIGDIHGCAKSFEALLEKIDPSSDDHLLFVGDYIDRGPDSKGVIDRLLELREEVECTFLRGNHESLMLGYLNDGAFNLWRVNGGVSTLQSYLGSGESDIEIPDHHAEFVRETKLYHETEDYFFVHAGLKPHLTIEENLEQNDEKVFMWEREHLGSDEFAWEKTVVCGHTPRPEPINRDKLILIDTGCVYHMQPGMGRLTAVRLPEREFIDVEYVD; this is encoded by the coding sequence ATGGGCCTCATAGCAATAGGTGACATACACGGATGCGCAAAATCGTTCGAAGCGCTTCTAGAAAAGATTGACCCGTCGTCCGACGATCATCTTCTCTTCGTCGGCGACTACATCGACCGAGGACCCGATTCGAAGGGCGTCATCGATCGTCTCTTGGAGCTCCGCGAGGAGGTGGAGTGTACGTTTCTCCGGGGGAACCACGAGTCCCTGATGTTGGGCTATCTCAACGATGGGGCGTTCAACCTGTGGCGAGTGAATGGCGGCGTCTCGACTCTACAGAGCTATCTCGGCAGCGGCGAGTCGGACATCGAAATTCCCGACCACCACGCCGAGTTCGTTCGGGAGACGAAGCTCTACCACGAGACGGAGGACTACTTCTTTGTCCACGCCGGGCTCAAGCCCCACCTCACGATTGAGGAGAACCTGGAGCAGAACGACGAAAAGGTGTTCATGTGGGAACGGGAGCACCTCGGCTCCGACGAGTTCGCGTGGGAGAAAACGGTCGTCTGCGGGCACACGCCCCGTCCCGAGCCCATCAATCGGGACAAGCTGATTCTCATCGACACGGGCTGCGTCTACCACATGCAGCCGGGAATGGGCCGCCTCACCGCCGTTCGCCTCCCCGAGCGAGAGTTCATTGACGTGGAGTACGTGGACTGA
- the nusB gene encoding transcription antitermination factor NusB has protein sequence MSTRREARERVMQALYAQEQAGGNPSHFVHTLLAAEFEDDPEVMNFAESLFRTTLEVADEADEIIQAHATNWKLHRITAIDRALLRMATAEFLEFEEIPPKVTIDEAIEIAKTYSTDDSGPFINGVLDSVLMDLHRQGRLEKSGRGLIGMDAIRERAQSQ, from the coding sequence ATGAGCACCCGCCGCGAAGCCCGAGAACGTGTCATGCAGGCGTTGTACGCCCAGGAGCAGGCTGGGGGGAACCCGAGCCACTTCGTTCACACTCTGCTGGCTGCGGAGTTTGAGGACGATCCGGAGGTAATGAACTTTGCCGAAAGCCTTTTCCGGACGACCCTGGAGGTGGCTGATGAGGCCGATGAGATTATTCAGGCCCACGCCACGAATTGGAAGCTGCACCGCATTACCGCGATCGATCGGGCCCTTCTCCGGATGGCCACGGCCGAGTTTCTGGAGTTTGAAGAGATCCCGCCGAAGGTGACAATTGACGAGGCCATCGAGATTGCCAAGACCTACAGCACGGACGACAGCGGCCCCTTCATCAATGGGGTGCTCGATTCGGTGTTGATGGACCTCCACCGGCAGGGGCGACTCGAAAAATCGGGACGCGGATTGATCGGCATGGACGCCATCCGAGAACGGGCACAGTCTCAGTAA
- the ychF gene encoding redox-regulated ATPase YchF, translated as MSLQCGLVGLPNVGKSTIFNALSNAGVDAENYPFCTVDANVGVVPVPDDRLERVKELAGSPEAVPTTIEFVDIAGLVEGASEGEGLGNQFLANIREVDAIIHVVRCFEDDSVAHVDGSVDPVRDVETINTELLLKDLETVEKRIDKLEPAAKKGDKEAAENLPLFHRLHEHLSNGNWVRSFDISNDNQALVDELFLLTDKPVLYVANVAEDDISEGNAHVDALRARAEEENTQVVVISAEAEAQIAELEPEERQFFLDDLGLERSGLERLIHAAYDVLDLITFFTADEKGAYAWTIRKGTRAPQAAGQVHTDFEEGFIKAETIHFSDFDEAGSEKAARDAGLLRTEGKDYVVEDGDVMEFRFNV; from the coding sequence ATGTCTCTCCAATGCGGCCTCGTCGGCCTGCCCAATGTTGGCAAGTCTACCATCTTTAACGCCCTGAGCAACGCCGGCGTCGACGCCGAGAACTATCCCTTCTGTACGGTGGATGCGAACGTCGGCGTCGTGCCCGTCCCCGACGACCGGCTGGAGCGGGTAAAGGAATTAGCCGGGTCGCCTGAGGCGGTGCCCACCACCATCGAGTTTGTGGACATCGCCGGGCTCGTGGAGGGCGCGTCCGAGGGCGAAGGATTGGGCAACCAGTTTCTGGCCAACATCCGCGAGGTCGACGCCATCATCCATGTCGTGCGTTGCTTTGAGGACGACAGCGTCGCGCACGTGGACGGGTCGGTCGATCCGGTCCGGGACGTGGAGACGATCAATACCGAGCTCTTGCTGAAGGATCTGGAGACGGTCGAGAAGCGCATCGACAAGCTGGAGCCGGCAGCGAAGAAGGGTGACAAAGAGGCGGCGGAGAACCTGCCTCTGTTTCACCGGCTCCACGAGCACCTGAGCAATGGCAACTGGGTGCGTTCATTCGACATATCGAACGACAATCAGGCGCTGGTGGACGAGCTCTTCCTCCTCACCGACAAGCCGGTGCTCTACGTGGCGAATGTGGCGGAGGACGACATCTCAGAAGGCAATGCGCACGTGGATGCGCTTCGGGCACGAGCGGAGGAGGAGAACACGCAGGTCGTTGTGATTTCGGCGGAGGCGGAGGCGCAGATTGCCGAGCTGGAGCCGGAGGAGCGGCAGTTCTTTTTGGACGACCTCGGACTGGAGCGCTCCGGGCTCGAACGGCTCATCCACGCCGCATATGACGTGCTGGATCTCATCACCTTCTTTACGGCGGACGAGAAGGGCGCCTACGCCTGGACGATCCGGAAGGGCACCCGTGCCCCGCAGGCCGCCGGTCAGGTGCACACGGACTTCGAGGAGGGCTTCATCAAGGCCGAGACGATTCACTTCTCCGACTTCGACGAGGCCGGCTCCGAAAAGGCCGCTCGGGACGCCGGGCTCCTGCGAACCGAGGGTAAAGACTACGTCGTGGAGGACGGGGACGTGATGGAGTTTCGGTTCAACGTGTGA